Proteins found in one Orcinus orca chromosome 11, mOrcOrc1.1, whole genome shotgun sequence genomic segment:
- the PCBP2 gene encoding poly(rC)-binding protein 2 isoform X12, with translation MDTGVIEGGLNVTLTIRLLMHGKEVGSIIGKKGESVKKMREESGARINISEGNCPERIITLAGPTNAIFKAFAMIIDKLEEDISSSMTNSTAASRPPVTLRLVVPASQCGSLIGKGGCKIKEIRESTGAQVQVAGDMLPNSTERAITIAGIPQSIIECVKQICVVMLETLSQSPPKGVTIPYRPKPSSSPVIFAGGQDRYSTGSDSASFPHTTPSMCLNPDLEGPPLELTKLHQLAMQQSHFPMTHGNTGFSGMDTSVFISVRCSTRQRPAPRSQFDICLKQTSLPSILLV, from the exons ATGGACACCGGTGTGATTGAAGGTGGATTAAATGTCACTCTCACCATCCGGCTACTTATGCATGGAAAG GAAGTTGGCAGTATCATCGGGAAG AAAGGAGAATCAGTTAAGAAGATGCGTGAGGAG AGTGGTGCACGTATCAACATCTCAGAAGGGAATTGTCCTGAGAGGATTATCACTTTGGCTGGACCCACTAATGCCATCTTCAAAGCCTTTGCTATGATCATTGACAAACTGGAAGAG GACATCAGCAGCTCTATGACCAATAGCACAGCTGCCAGTAGACCCCCAGTCACTCTGAGGCTGGTGGTCCCTGCTAGTCAGTGTGGCTCTCTCATTGGGAAAGGTGGTTGCAAGATCAAGGAAATACGTGAG AGTACAGGGGCTCAGGTCCAGGTGGCAGGGGATATGCTCCCCAACTCAACTGAGCGGGCCATCACTATTGCTGGCATTCCGCAGTCCATCATTGAGTGTGTGAAACAGATCTGCGTGGTCATGTTGGA gactcTCTCCCAGTCCCCCCCGAAGGGCGTGACCATCCCGTACCGGCCCAAGCCGTCCAGTTCTCCAGTCATCTTTGCAGGTGGTCAG GACAGGTACAGCACAGGCAGCGACAGTGCGAGCTTTCCCCACACCACCCCGTCCATGTGCCTCAACCCTGACCTGGAGGGACCACCTCTAGAG TTGACCAAGCTGCACCAGTTGGCAATGCAACAGTCTCATTTTCCCATGACGCATGGCAACACCGGATTCAGTGGTATGGATACCTCAgtgtttatttctgtaaggtGTAGTACAAGACAGAGGCCAGCCCCAAGGTCTCAGTTTGACATCTGTTTAAAACAAACTTCATTACCCAGCATCCTGCTGGTTTAA
- the PCBP2 gene encoding poly(rC)-binding protein 2 isoform X6 translates to MDTGVIEGGLNVTLTIRLLMHGKEVGSIIGKKGESVKKMREESGARINISEGNCPERIITLAGPTNAIFKAFAMIIDKLEEDISSSMTNSTAASRPPVTLRLVVPASQCGSLIGKGGCKIKEIRESTGAQVQVAGDMLPNSTERAITIAGIPQSIIECVKQICVVMLESPPKGVTIPYRPKPSSSPVIFAGGQDRYSTGSDSASFPHTTPSMCLNPDLEGPPLEAYTIQGQYAIPQPDLTKLHQLAMQQSHFPMTHGNTGFSAGLDASAQTTSHELTIPNDLIGCIIGRQGAKINEIRQMSGAQIKIANPVEGSTDRQVTITGSAASISLAQYLINVRLSSETGGMGSS, encoded by the exons ATGGACACCGGTGTGATTGAAGGTGGATTAAATGTCACTCTCACCATCCGGCTACTTATGCATGGAAAG GAAGTTGGCAGTATCATCGGGAAG AAAGGAGAATCAGTTAAGAAGATGCGTGAGGAG AGTGGTGCACGTATCAACATCTCAGAAGGGAATTGTCCTGAGAGGATTATCACTTTGGCTGGACCCACTAATGCCATCTTCAAAGCCTTTGCTATGATCATTGACAAACTGGAAGAG GACATCAGCAGCTCTATGACCAATAGCACAGCTGCCAGTAGACCCCCAGTCACTCTGAGGCTGGTGGTCCCTGCTAGTCAGTGTGGCTCTCTCATTGGGAAAGGTGGTTGCAAGATCAAGGAAATACGTGAG AGTACAGGGGCTCAGGTCCAGGTGGCAGGGGATATGCTCCCCAACTCAACTGAGCGGGCCATCACTATTGCTGGCATTCCGCAGTCCATCATTGAGTGTGTGAAACAGATCTGCGTGGTCATGTTGGAG TCCCCCCCGAAGGGCGTGACCATCCCGTACCGGCCCAAGCCGTCCAGTTCTCCAGTCATCTTTGCAGGTGGTCAG GACAGGTACAGCACAGGCAGCGACAGTGCGAGCTTTCCCCACACCACCCCGTCCATGTGCCTCAACCCTGACCTGGAGGGACCACCTCTAGAG GCCTATACCATTCAAGGACAGTATGCCATTCCACAGCCAGAT TTGACCAAGCTGCACCAGTTGGCAATGCAACAGTCTCATTTTCCCATGACGCATGGCAACACCGGATTCAGTG CAGGTTTGGATGCATCTGCTCAGACTACTTCTCATGAACTCACCATTCCAAACGAT TTGATTGGCTGCATAATCGGGCGTCAAGGCGCCAAAATCAATGAGATCCGTCAGATGTCTGGGGCGCAGATCAAAATTGCGAACCCAGTGGAAGGATCTACTGATAGGCAGGTTACCATCACTGGATCTGCTGCCAGCATTAGCCTGGCTCAATATCTAATCAATGTCAG